GAGCCCTCTCTTTTTCATGCCTGCGAGATTACCAGAATAACAGGCCGGTCAGGGCGAGAATGGTCAGGAACGGAACAAAAAACGCTGCCGGGTTGTAACCGTAGCCATACCCCAAGCCACGTCCGTACCCTAAGCCAGGTCCGTACCCCAAGCCACGTCCGTACCCGAATCCGCGTCTGTACCCTCCGTAAAAGATGTGTTCAGCGTTTATGTCGGAAGCGGGCGCCTCAAGCGTGCGGAACAAATTCTCTTTTTCACCGGAGGCCATGCCGACCGGGCGTAGATACAGCCCTCTGCTGTTGACGCGCTCCACGACGCCGCGATGTTGCCCGTCCTTCGTTTGCACGTGCACCATCTTGCCGACGTATGGCCGACAGTTCCCAACGTGATAACGGCACATGTGGAATACCTCCTTTCAAGTTTGGTCTTTATCAGCATATGTGTGAAACGGGTACAGGCTCACGGCATCTGCGGAGGACGAACCAAAGATAGACGGGTCACCAACTGCATACACATGGAAAGAGAAGGAGGCGATCGTCATGAAAATGGGGTCTCCCTTGTGGAAATTTCGTTACCAAACCCGCCGCCATCCGTGGCTGATCCTCGTTCCGCTGCTTTTGGCCGTCCTCTTGCTGGCCGGAAGCTGTGCGCTGATCGGCGGGGGAGAGGGAAGCGAAACGAAAACGGTTGGACAGTCGGTCGTTGACGGCTGGCTGTATGGAGGTTTCGATTCGTCGGGCAACCTGATCTTCCGTCAAGGAGATCAGGTTGTTCTGTTGCCCCAAGGCAGCACGGAAGTCAAATTAAACGGGGAGACGGTGCGCATCGCCAGCGCCACACCGAACACGCTGGAGTTGCAAAGCGCTGCTGAAGCTGATCCCACAACGTTCGCTGTGCCTTCTGCGGTCTGGTGGGCGCTGGGAACAGGCGTGTGCGGATATGCGCTTGGCCGCATGCACAAAAGCAAGCCCTCCGCATCGGCGTTTCCTGCTTCTCCGTCCGTCCCGAGGTGGAAGCCCCGGCGCTGGCCTCGCTAACATAGGCAAAGGTTATCGGAAGCAAAAAGACTGCAATCCACACTATGGCGAGCGGTCTTTTTTGGTATACTGGGGAAGGACAAACTATGGAGCAGGAGAGAAGCAGAATGAAATTTACAGGGGAACGCAATTGGATGTTCATCGCCATTGCTGCCGTATCGCCGTACATCTGGATCAACATTGCCCTCAAAAAAACGGACCCGCTCATCGTGGCGATCGCAGCCGGACTCTGCGTGCTGGCGGTGATGCTACTCGTGTTTTTGCTGCGCAAACAATACATCGAAATCAACAACAACAGCATTCTATTACAGAGCATGTTCAAGCGGCGCGAGTTCGCCCCTGATGACCTGCAGAGAATCGTCATCGAAGAGCACGTCATCACCGCTTTCGACAGCAATGGCAAGCCGCAGCACCTGATGATCCCGCTGAAAAAAGAGCAGCTCCAAGAACTGAAAGACGCGATCAAAGCTTTCTGCAAACGCAACAAAGTGCCGCTGCAATAACAGGACCCAGCCAGTTCAGCAAGACGAACTGGCTGTTTGATTTAAAACGGGCAGTTCTTGTGATTGCTCAACGTCACAACTTTCTTACTAGCAGTGAGACAAACAGGCAGCCGGCGTTATTGATTGTGGGTTGTATCTTTTACTCGCCCCAGAATTTCCGGTCGAGTCCCCGGTACTGGATCGCCTCCGCGATATGGGCGATATCCAAGTCAGCTGCGCCTTCCAGATCGGCGATCGTGCGGGCGACTTTTAGAATCCGGTCATAGGCGCGGGCGGAGAGGCCAAGCTGTTCGAACGTATCTTCAAGAAGGGATTCGGCTTCGGGGGTGAGGCGGCAGTGGAGGCGGATGTCGCGGGAGGTCATGGCGGCATTCCAGGGGAACGCGCGGTCTTTGAGGCGCGTATGCTGAAGGGCGCGGGCTGCTGTCACCCGCTCGCGGATCTTGGCGGACGTCTCTTCGCAGGCCTCGCTTTTGATGTCGTGGTATTTGACGCGGGGCACTTCGATATGCAGATCGATTCGGTCTAAGAGCGGCCCTGAGATCTTGCTGCGATAACGGGTGATCTGCAGCGGGGTACAGGTACACGGCTTGTAATTCGAACCGTAATACCCGCACGGACAGGGATTCATCGCCGCCGCCAGCAAAAACCGACTCGGAAACGTATACGTCGCCTGCGTCCTCGCGATCGTCACTTTCGCATCTTCCAGCGGCTGGCGCAGCACTTCCAACACCGATTTTTTAAACTCGGGCAGCTCATCCAAAAACAGTACGCCGCCATGCGCCAGCGTCACTTCGCCCGGTTTGGGAATCGTGCCGCCGCCGATCAGCCCGCCGTCGGAGATCGTATGGTGCGGCGAGCGGTACGGCCGCGCCCGCAGCATCGTCCCGCCACGCGGCAACAACCCCGATACGCTGTACACCTGCGTCACCTCCAGCGACTCCGCCTCCGTCAGCGGCGGCAGAATCGTCGGCAGCCGCCGCGCCAGCATCGTCTTGCCACTTCCAGGAGGGCCGATCAACAGCACATTGTGCGACCCGGCCGCCGCGATCTCCAGCGCCCGCTTCACATGCGGCTGCCCTTTGATTTCGGAGAAATCATCCTCGCCGCCCCCGCTTTCGGCAATCGCCGCACTTTCTGCCGCAAACGGCGCTATTTCTTTTCTTCCATTTAAAAACTCATACGCCTCGCGCAGCGACCCGGCCGCATAGACCTGCACCCCGCCGACCAATGCGGCCTCCCGGGCATTCTCCGCTGCGACGAGCAGCCTTTTCACGCCTTGCTCCTTCGCGGCCAGCGCCAGCGACAGCATGCCGCGCACCGGTCGGAGCGTCCCGTCCAACGCGAGTTCGGCAACGGCCGCCAACTGCTCAGGCAACGGCTGTTGCATCATTCCGCCCGCCGCCAAAATCCCCAGCGCCAGACACAGGTCATACCCTGCTCCTTCCTTACGCAGCCCGGCCGGAGCCAGATTGGCGGTGATCCGCTGCAACGGGAAATCAAATCCGCTGTTGCGCAGCGCAGCTCGCACCCGGTCTTTCGCTTCGCGCACCGAACTGTCCGGCAGTCCGACCAGATCAAAACTGGGCAGACCGTTCGCTAAATCGACTTCGACCTGCACGATCATCCCTTGCAGGCCAAACAAGGCAACCCCTGTCATTTGTGCATACATCAAGAAATCCTCCTTCATGCGCGGTTTTTAGACAGCATTCGATAATAATTTGATTTTGTTTAGTTCAGGATCGTTTGCTTTTGCATACAATAAAGAAGAGTCGCGGCAGAGGACGAAGAATGAATCTAAACAAATTATGAAGATGTCCTTGGTATTACTGATCTTTTTAGCGGTTTGGTCTATAATAAGGAAGTTGGGATGATTGAGAAGAAGGAGGTGAAAGGGGTTGGAATTTGTGTGCCTCGAATGCGGAGGTTTCTTCGAGGGAGACGAAATCCGCCGATCCAAGAATCGTTGTGAGTCATGCGAGGATGTTACTTCAGATGACGAACAAGGAGAGTGTCATGGATACCGTTGACCGAAAGAAACCGAGCTAAACGCCCCCGTTCGTGCAAACGATGGGGGCGTTTAGCATGTTCGGCCTTTACATATCCTATAGACGTCCATCCTAAACGAGAGGAGGCGTTCTGATGATTTCTGTGCAGCTGTACCATGATCAATATGCCAAGATGAACCGTGACAAGTCCCTGCAACATTTCTTTCCGAAAAACAGCGCCGTCATGGAATGCAAGATGACGGAAAGCGAATTTGACGAGTTCCTCAAGCAAAATGATATGATCACCATCCGCCATCATTTAAAAACCTACCAAGACGGTCTGATCTGCGGAGAATTTGAAGTCATCTAGACCGAATCCGGCACGAGCTGCCAAACGGCAAGCGGTGGTGACACTGCTTGTCTTCAGCGTGATCTGACATTCGCCCAGCTGGAAAACTGCTTGAGCTGGGCCAGTAGTTCGGCATGCCAAGTCTCGTCGCCGAGCGTTTTGGCCATGTTGATCATGTCGAGCAGCGAGTCGATCTGCTCCGGCAAGACGCGGCGGCCGGTGCGGTGACGCTCGTCCTCAGGGTAAGTGCTGAGCACTTGCTGGATCTTGTCCGTCCCGATCGCTTCCTCCAGCGAGGCAATCCTGACACCATCCGTCTCCGCATGGTGTGCCAGCATGATGAAATCAAGCTCCAGCTCGGGGGCGAGGTGACTTGTATGACAGGTAGGGCAGACGAGCATCGGCACGTCATGAATCAGCACTCCGCCTTCGGAGTAGACGCTTCTCATGATCGCGTTCATCGTCAGCCCGCAACAAAGCGTATCCTTTGACACAGGCGGTTCCCCCTTACGTATTGCAACCCAAGGCGATCTGCTTTTAGGGTATCACAAAACCCCCTTCAGCGGGGGTTTTTTACTACTTTGCAGTCTCGACAATCTCAAGTACGATCAGCGAGGATTCATCGGGGATGTCCCCGCGAAACTGGTCGAGATAGCGTATCGCATCTGCTTTCGTCACGCCGGGCACCGTCACTTGGGCCTGGACGATGATCTGCGACCCGTCTTCCGTAAAGCGGCTGCCGAGGATCTGCCCGTTTTCGGCATAGGCCGGGACGACTTGGAGCAACTTGTGCAGATACCCGTCGCCTTTAGCCAGCCGGTCTTCCTCATACTCGTTGTTGGCGAGTATTTTCGTCGTGATGAACTTGCGGATTTTGTACTCCAGCATCAGCGTATGCCCATGACTTACCATGTGCTACAACTCTTCCGGCGATACGGTATTTTTAAAGCCAAACGCCGCCGTTTGTCCGGGGTCCGTTTTCACAAATTCGATCTTTACCACCGATTTGACATTCAGGCATTCGCTGTGCCCGTCCGGTACCAGCAGGCGCACAGGAAAGCCTTTTTTCAGCGGCAGGTCCTCCTGTTGAAACAGCAGGTAGGCATTTTGTAAGTCAGCTTTAGGCAGGAC
The Tumebacillus sp. BK434 DNA segment above includes these coding regions:
- a CDS encoding YifB family Mg chelatase-like AAA ATPase, encoding MYAQMTGVALFGLQGMIVQVEVDLANGLPSFDLVGLPDSSVREAKDRVRAALRNSGFDFPLQRITANLAPAGLRKEGAGYDLCLALGILAAGGMMQQPLPEQLAAVAELALDGTLRPVRGMLSLALAAKEQGVKRLLVAAENAREAALVGGVQVYAAGSLREAYEFLNGRKEIAPFAAESAAIAESGGGEDDFSEIKGQPHVKRALEIAAAGSHNVLLIGPPGSGKTMLARRLPTILPPLTEAESLEVTQVYSVSGLLPRGGTMLRARPYRSPHHTISDGGLIGGGTIPKPGEVTLAHGGVLFLDELPEFKKSVLEVLRQPLEDAKVTIARTQATYTFPSRFLLAAAMNPCPCGYYGSNYKPCTCTPLQITRYRSKISGPLLDRIDLHIEVPRVKYHDIKSEACEETSAKIRERVTAARALQHTRLKDRAFPWNAAMTSRDIRLHCRLTPEAESLLEDTFEQLGLSARAYDRILKVARTIADLEGAADLDIAHIAEAIQYRGLDRKFWGE